From the genome of Streptomyces sp. NBC_01341, one region includes:
- a CDS encoding carbohydrate ABC transporter permease, producing MPTIPGPPVRAPHTRPTPGRILRNVALTFISLVWALPTWLLLVNAFVPAADYGGTPHWWPHGFGLFDNMSQAWTKAELGPAMGNSLLYAVTSAAAAIVVATTAAFATVVMPVRRKTLWFWLIYSGTLLPLQVFLRPLFLAYAGTGLYDAQFGLFLVYVAIAIPFAYFIMRNFALTLAPEIIEAARMDGASWWRIFWQIHVPLSRSAMVAAFVFQFVAVWNDLLFGITLSTSRNIRPVMAALAELQGNYSNVGPPVVLGGALLVSLPTVVLFFSAQRFFVSSLKLHG from the coding sequence ATGCCCACCATCCCCGGCCCGCCCGTCCGTGCACCGCACACGCGGCCCACGCCCGGCCGGATCCTGCGCAACGTGGCCCTGACGTTCATCTCCCTGGTCTGGGCGCTGCCCACCTGGCTGCTGCTGGTCAACGCCTTCGTGCCGGCCGCCGACTACGGCGGAACGCCTCACTGGTGGCCGCACGGTTTCGGTCTCTTCGACAACATGTCGCAAGCCTGGACGAAGGCGGAGCTCGGCCCCGCCATGGGCAACAGCTTGCTCTACGCCGTCACCAGTGCCGCCGCCGCCATCGTCGTGGCGACGACCGCCGCCTTCGCGACCGTCGTCATGCCGGTTCGGCGCAAGACCCTTTGGTTCTGGCTGATCTACTCGGGAACCCTGCTGCCGCTCCAGGTCTTCCTGCGCCCGCTCTTCCTCGCCTACGCCGGCACCGGGCTCTACGACGCCCAGTTCGGGCTGTTCCTGGTGTACGTGGCGATCGCCATCCCGTTCGCCTACTTCATCATGCGCAACTTCGCCCTGACCCTCGCACCGGAGATCATCGAGGCGGCGCGGATGGACGGCGCGTCCTGGTGGAGGATCTTCTGGCAGATTCACGTACCGCTGTCCAGGTCCGCCATGGTGGCCGCCTTCGTCTTCCAGTTCGTCGCCGTCTGGAACGACCTGTTGTTCGGCATCACCTTGTCCACCAGCAGGAACATCCGGCCGGTCATGGCCGCCCTGGCCGAGTTGCAGGGCAACTACTCGAACGTGGGGCCGCCGGTTGTTCTCGGCGGTGCCCTGCTGGTCTCCCTGCCGACCGTCGTCCTGTTCTTCTCCGCACAGCGCTTCTTCGTCAGCAGCCTCAAGCTGCACGGCTGA
- a CDS encoding carbohydrate ABC transporter permease codes for MSSSLDQRPARSPGARTPSGRGRPDHFGPERRNARRTRDRFSAAGFLAPAVLLVSVLLLLPFATTVYRSLFDDRRVSGFAGLGNYILFLDDPVLTRSIENTLMWVAGTVALPLVLGLAIAVLTQGAGWSRAARLLVVLPYALSGSAVAVVWNFVLNTDGAANQVLKAFGMGSLAQGWLLEWPGNTLVMIIANTWQSAGVAVILFLVGLQTIPPETLEAASLDGAAGWRKFWFVVLPQLRTVSVIVVGTSLVNGLKSFDLIWVLTQGGPGRQSETLAVSMYQETFLALHPGAGAAVAVVLTAIVLFTSWLYLRRQLTPKGN; via the coding sequence ATGAGTTCTTCTCTCGACCAGCGTCCTGCCCGCTCCCCCGGGGCCCGCACGCCGTCAGGGCGCGGCCGCCCCGACCATTTCGGACCGGAGCGCCGGAATGCCCGGCGCACGCGTGACCGCTTCTCGGCTGCCGGCTTCCTCGCCCCCGCCGTGCTGCTCGTGAGCGTGCTGCTCCTCCTCCCCTTCGCCACGACCGTCTACCGGAGCCTCTTCGACGACCGGCGTGTCTCGGGCTTCGCCGGACTCGGCAACTACATCCTCTTCCTCGACGACCCGGTGCTCACCCGCTCGATCGAGAACACGTTGATGTGGGTGGCCGGCACGGTCGCGCTCCCGCTCGTGCTCGGCCTCGCCATCGCCGTACTGACCCAGGGCGCCGGCTGGTCCCGCGCCGCCCGGCTGCTCGTCGTCCTTCCCTACGCCCTGTCGGGCTCGGCCGTCGCGGTGGTGTGGAACTTCGTCCTCAACACCGACGGCGCCGCGAACCAGGTCCTCAAGGCGTTCGGCATGGGTTCCCTCGCCCAGGGCTGGCTGCTGGAATGGCCGGGGAACACCCTGGTGATGATCATCGCCAATACCTGGCAGTCGGCGGGCGTCGCGGTCATCCTGTTCCTGGTCGGCCTCCAGACCATCCCGCCCGAGACACTCGAGGCGGCCTCCCTGGACGGTGCGGCGGGCTGGCGGAAGTTCTGGTTCGTGGTTCTGCCCCAGTTGCGGACCGTCTCGGTGATCGTCGTCGGTACGAGCCTGGTCAACGGACTCAAGTCGTTCGACCTGATCTGGGTGCTCACCCAGGGCGGGCCCGGCAGGCAGTCCGAGACCCTCGCCGTCTCGATGTACCAGGAGACGTTCCTCGCCTTGCACCCCGGAGCCGGCGCGGCGGTGGCGGTCGTCCTCACCGCGATCGTGCTCTTCACCTCGTGGCTGTATCTGCGGCGTCAGCTGACCCCGAAAGGCAACTGA
- a CDS encoding ABC transporter substrate-binding protein: MRSIGGATRWSSHPLGRRSVLAGVAAGGAAVLSGCARGDSTAVEPGTTSLANDNATWDQGYVAAGRELKKLTGHSLRPLSNPNPTSYRQVTQISLQTTKASDMIKWASGYFLKSLARTGELSDLSPVWADYERRGWVTSQTREAMSYRGSVYGIPLYESYYVLFYNTALFRRHGLRAPGTWEEMLHNAEVLKKAGVVPFVATQNGNWPAYEWFQELVSKVDPDFYTQLTSGTARYTDPQARKALQIWQDFMRKGWMTAADFDQNNGPAALKAGRVGMFLHGSWQSQGIAATGMKPGIDFDAFVMPPVQASTRRSVITESGVLAVPRKAASHEAAMANAANWLDPKVQKVWTDFLQDASANPHSRPGNPVIAGLKDQALRERWTLLPRYGESGPPNLIQGNTDDLGSFMTGASSPESTLRSMAGRAAEEWAAWERDEA, encoded by the coding sequence ATGAGATCAATCGGCGGGGCGACCCGATGGTCGTCCCACCCGCTCGGCCGCCGCAGCGTCCTCGCGGGCGTCGCGGCCGGCGGTGCCGCCGTGCTCTCCGGCTGCGCCCGGGGCGACAGCACCGCGGTCGAGCCCGGCACCACCTCGCTCGCCAACGACAACGCCACTTGGGACCAGGGCTACGTCGCTGCCGGACGGGAGCTGAAGAAGCTCACCGGTCACTCCCTGCGGCCGTTGTCCAACCCCAACCCCACGTCGTACAGGCAGGTCACGCAGATCTCCCTGCAGACGACCAAGGCCTCCGACATGATCAAGTGGGCTTCGGGCTACTTCCTCAAGTCGCTGGCCCGCACCGGAGAACTCAGCGACCTCTCCCCCGTCTGGGCGGACTACGAGCGCAGGGGCTGGGTCACGTCGCAGACCCGGGAGGCCATGTCCTACCGCGGCTCCGTGTACGGGATACCGCTCTACGAGTCGTACTACGTGCTCTTCTACAACACCGCCCTCTTTCGCAGGCACGGCCTCCGGGCGCCCGGGACCTGGGAGGAGATGCTGCACAACGCCGAGGTGCTCAAGAAGGCGGGCGTCGTCCCGTTCGTGGCCACCCAGAACGGCAACTGGCCCGCCTACGAGTGGTTCCAGGAACTCGTCAGCAAGGTGGACCCGGACTTCTACACACAGCTGACCAGCGGGACGGCCCGGTACACCGACCCTCAGGCGAGGAAGGCCCTGCAGATCTGGCAGGACTTCATGCGCAAGGGCTGGATGACGGCCGCGGACTTCGACCAGAACAACGGGCCCGCTGCGCTGAAAGCCGGTCGGGTCGGCATGTTCCTGCACGGGTCCTGGCAGTCGCAGGGAATCGCCGCCACCGGCATGAAGCCGGGTATCGACTTCGACGCGTTCGTCATGCCGCCGGTCCAAGCCTCCACGCGCCGTTCCGTCATCACGGAGTCCGGGGTGCTCGCCGTTCCGCGCAAGGCTGCCTCGCACGAGGCCGCGATGGCCAACGCGGCGAACTGGCTCGACCCGAAGGTCCAGAAGGTGTGGACCGACTTCCTCCAGGATGCCTCGGCCAATCCACACTCCCGGCCCGGCAACCCGGTGATAGCCGGCCTCAAGGACCAAGCGCTGCGTGAGCGCTGGACTCTGCTGCCTCGCTACGGCGAGTCGGGCCCGCCGAACCTCATCCAGGGGAACACCGACGACCTCGGGAGCTTCATGACCGGGGCATCCTCCCCCGAGAGCACGCTGCGCAGCATGGCGGGCCGGGCGGCCGAGGAGTGGGCGGCGTGGGAGAGGGACGAGGCATGA
- a CDS encoding class I mannose-6-phosphate isomerase: MHSEPRPYERNPRYPAAGPVATGWDEAVATLPAGPIVLALDGPAALDWELTARELAAALRARAIDVHALDVREHWSSAAVERLCVPDAAADAFFLPLAEFAMADLFEGPLTVERPASGVLLVFGPGAALCAPDLVWWADLPKRYAEGAVASGTLPVGANLGRPGVPGELRSLFYTDWPVSDRHRDALASVMDRWIDIQDSRTPVSLDGETFRATLAGLARQPVRSRPYFNSTPWGGQWASGNLGFEPVDGNTALGYELIAPEAGVLVGPDAGTVVELPFQLLCVLHPEQFLGAEVHRNYGTSFPIRFDYLDTVGGGNLSLHCHPQEQYMRETFGWPYTQHETYYVTASEPGSRVLLGLRQSADVDILRKEVEAAAAHSTPLRVEDHIQTFPAEPGQLYMIPAGTPHASGAGNLVLEISATPYLYSLRLYDWLRRSGSGVPRPLSHRHAFANLDAGRRGREVVEDLVQQPRIRREGTGWREEILGALPEMFYAVHRFVLEGTEPAHDDTEGRFHILNVAAGDGVVLETADGRCHDMAFAETLTVPASVGGYRLHPVGSRPVQVIKSLVTPS; the protein is encoded by the coding sequence GTGCACTCAGAGCCCCGCCCCTACGAACGCAACCCCCGCTACCCGGCCGCCGGCCCCGTGGCAACCGGCTGGGACGAAGCAGTCGCGACCCTGCCCGCCGGGCCGATCGTGCTCGCCCTGGACGGGCCCGCAGCCCTGGACTGGGAACTGACCGCCCGAGAGCTCGCCGCAGCGCTTCGGGCACGTGCCATCGACGTCCACGCCCTCGACGTACGGGAGCACTGGTCATCCGCGGCCGTCGAGCGTCTGTGCGTCCCCGACGCCGCGGCGGACGCCTTCTTCCTCCCGCTCGCCGAGTTCGCGATGGCCGACCTCTTCGAGGGGCCCCTGACCGTCGAGCGTCCCGCCAGCGGCGTCCTGCTGGTGTTCGGCCCCGGCGCCGCCCTGTGCGCACCTGATCTGGTCTGGTGGGCGGACCTGCCCAAGCGCTACGCCGAAGGCGCCGTTGCCTCCGGGACTCTTCCTGTGGGAGCCAACCTCGGGCGCCCCGGTGTGCCGGGCGAACTCCGCAGCCTCTTCTACACCGACTGGCCGGTCTCCGACCGCCACCGCGATGCGCTCGCCTCCGTCATGGACCGGTGGATCGACATACAGGATTCCCGGACTCCCGTCTCCCTGGACGGCGAGACCTTCCGCGCCACCCTCGCCGGCCTCGCGCGGCAGCCCGTACGAAGCCGTCCCTATTTCAACTCCACCCCCTGGGGCGGCCAGTGGGCCTCCGGCAACCTCGGGTTCGAGCCCGTCGACGGCAACACGGCCCTCGGGTACGAACTGATCGCCCCCGAAGCGGGAGTCCTCGTCGGTCCTGACGCCGGCACAGTGGTGGAGCTGCCCTTCCAGCTGCTCTGCGTCCTCCACCCGGAACAGTTCCTCGGCGCGGAGGTGCACCGGAACTACGGGACATCCTTCCCCATCCGCTTCGACTACCTCGACACCGTCGGGGGCGGCAATCTCTCACTGCACTGCCACCCGCAGGAGCAGTACATGCGGGAAACCTTCGGCTGGCCCTACACACAGCACGAGACCTACTACGTCACCGCGAGCGAACCCGGGTCCCGGGTCCTCCTCGGGCTGCGGCAGAGTGCCGACGTGGACATCCTGCGGAAAGAAGTCGAAGCGGCGGCGGCGCACAGCACTCCTCTGCGCGTCGAGGACCATATCCAGACCTTCCCCGCCGAACCCGGTCAGCTGTACATGATCCCGGCTGGCACTCCGCACGCGTCCGGTGCGGGGAACCTCGTACTGGAGATCAGCGCCACGCCCTACCTCTACTCACTGCGTCTCTACGACTGGCTGCGCCGCTCCGGCTCCGGGGTACCGAGGCCGTTGTCGCACCGCCATGCCTTCGCGAACCTCGACGCCGGGCGGCGCGGCCGGGAGGTCGTCGAGGACCTCGTCCAGCAGCCGCGCATCAGGCGTGAGGGGACTGGCTGGCGCGAAGAGATCCTGGGCGCCCTGCCCGAGATGTTCTACGCGGTCCACCGGTTCGTACTCGAAGGGACCGAGCCGGCCCACGACGACACCGAAGGCCGGTTCCACATCCTCAACGTCGCGGCCGGTGACGGCGTGGTGCTGGAGACCGCCGACGGCCGGTGCCACGACATGGCGTTCGCCGAGACCCTCACCGTTCCGGCGTCGGTGGGCGGCTACCGGCTCCACCCCGTCGGATCACGCCCCGTGCAGGTCATCAAGTCTCTGGTGACACCGTCGTGA
- a CDS encoding ROK family protein, producing the protein MTRVPVLEIGGTHVTAALVDTPTGLPVAGSVVRRPVPAGAGAAEILDSFAEAARGAAVPDPAHWGVAVPGPFDYASGIGRFRGIGKFESLDGVDVRAELMARLPHARAISFLNDADAFAIGEHHSGAAAQHHRAVCITLGTGVGSSFLLDGRPVTEGPAVPPEGRAHRVTADGLPLEEVVSRKAIRARYARSAGLDETSEAPDVRTIAELARAADRNAAAVINGCFTTLGRALAPWCAAFRPDVMVVGGSMAASWDLIGPALRAGLTAGAAAEGPRAGAVVAAMALRTARRPDDAPLIGAAHWVLTRDAQRHSPGRGPSLGEAPATGVPCEVRP; encoded by the coding sequence GTGACACGGGTTCCCGTGCTGGAGATCGGCGGCACCCACGTCACCGCCGCCCTCGTGGACACTCCCACCGGGCTGCCGGTCGCCGGCTCGGTCGTACGCAGGCCGGTGCCCGCCGGCGCCGGAGCCGCGGAGATCCTCGACTCGTTCGCCGAAGCCGCCAGGGGAGCGGCGGTGCCCGATCCGGCTCACTGGGGCGTGGCCGTACCCGGCCCCTTCGACTACGCCTCCGGCATCGGCAGATTCCGGGGCATCGGCAAATTCGAGTCCCTGGACGGCGTCGATGTCCGAGCGGAGCTGATGGCCCGGCTCCCGCACGCCCGGGCCATCAGTTTCCTCAACGACGCGGATGCCTTCGCCATCGGGGAACACCACAGCGGGGCCGCGGCACAGCACCACCGGGCCGTCTGCATCACCCTGGGGACCGGCGTCGGATCGTCCTTCCTGCTGGACGGCCGGCCCGTCACCGAGGGGCCGGCGGTGCCCCCCGAGGGCCGGGCCCACCGCGTCACCGCCGACGGGCTGCCGCTGGAAGAGGTCGTCTCGCGGAAGGCCATACGCGCGCGGTACGCGCGATCCGCGGGCCTCGACGAGACGTCCGAAGCCCCGGACGTGCGGACCATCGCGGAGCTCGCCCGCGCGGCGGACCGAAACGCCGCGGCGGTGATCAACGGGTGCTTCACGACGCTCGGACGCGCCCTGGCTCCGTGGTGCGCCGCCTTCCGGCCGGACGTGATGGTCGTCGGCGGCTCCATGGCGGCCTCCTGGGATCTCATCGGTCCCGCTCTGCGCGCCGGGCTCACCGCCGGGGCCGCAGCCGAAGGACCACGAGCCGGTGCCGTGGTCGCGGCGATGGCACTGCGAACCGCACGGCGGCCCGACGACGCACCCTTGATCGGCGCCGCCCACTGGGTCCTGACGCGCGATGCGCAACGCCATTCCCCCGGGCGCGGGCCTTCGTTGGGCGAGGCCCCGGCGACCGGAGTTCCGTGTGAGGTTCGGCCGTGA
- a CDS encoding LacI family DNA-binding transcriptional regulator, whose amino-acid sequence MRDVAARAEVSAMTVSRVLKDDPRVSETTRERVLSAVEALGYRRNETARRLRVGGSGMIGLVVTNLANPFYSRLALGVQEVADEHGLGVLLGNTAEKADRERGLVEDLASRQVDGMIVVPAGGSHRHLTPAALRGTPIVLASRPPAGMDADCVLVDDFGGAEAATGRLIEDGHRRIGFLGNPPALYTGAERFRGYWAAHEAAGLEPDDRHIRRGLTDVATAEAAAGALLRETDAPTALFCTNNRLTQGAIRAVRTLEVPVALAGFDDFDLADVLGLPLTIASYDADEIGRRAGRMLIDRMKADPATALPARRSVVPTEVIRYGTDRP is encoded by the coding sequence ATGCGTGACGTCGCCGCCCGCGCCGAAGTCAGTGCGATGACCGTCTCCAGGGTGCTCAAGGACGATCCGCGGGTCAGTGAGACCACCCGGGAGCGGGTGCTCAGCGCCGTCGAAGCGCTCGGCTACCGGCGCAACGAGACCGCTCGCCGGCTGCGGGTCGGCGGCAGCGGGATGATCGGTCTGGTCGTCACCAACCTGGCCAACCCCTTCTACTCACGGCTGGCGCTCGGGGTCCAGGAGGTCGCCGACGAGCACGGTCTGGGCGTCCTGCTGGGCAACACCGCGGAGAAGGCGGACCGGGAGCGCGGACTCGTGGAGGACCTGGCGTCCCGTCAGGTGGACGGGATGATCGTGGTTCCGGCGGGCGGCAGCCACCGCCACCTGACACCTGCCGCGCTTCGCGGCACTCCGATCGTCCTTGCCTCACGGCCGCCGGCGGGAATGGACGCGGACTGCGTCCTGGTGGACGACTTCGGCGGTGCCGAAGCAGCCACCGGCCGCCTGATCGAGGACGGACACCGGCGTATCGGGTTCCTGGGCAACCCCCCAGCCCTCTACACCGGTGCCGAACGCTTCCGCGGCTACTGGGCCGCGCACGAGGCGGCCGGCCTTGAGCCGGACGATCGCCACATCCGCCGCGGACTGACCGACGTGGCCACGGCGGAAGCTGCCGCCGGCGCCCTGCTCAGGGAGACCGACGCCCCCACTGCCCTCTTCTGCACCAACAACCGTCTGACCCAGGGCGCCATCCGGGCAGTGCGCACGCTCGAGGTCCCCGTGGCTCTGGCGGGTTTCGACGACTTCGACCTCGCAGATGTCCTCGGGCTCCCGTTGACGATCGCGTCCTACGACGCCGACGAGATCGGACGCAGAGCAGGCCGGATGCTCATCGACCGCATGAAAGCCGATCCCGCCACTGCCTTGCCCGCCCGACGTTCCGTGGTCCCCACCGAAGTCATCCGATACGGGACCGACCGACCGTAA
- a CDS encoding alpha-mannosidase has protein sequence MHDDRTLTERRLARVLDQRLRPAVHARSLPLDVSVHHVEGEPVPVSEGIAGPYKPVTTGEPWGPAWSTSWFRIRGTVPTDWAGRRVEAVLDLGFGTTQPGFSAEGLVHRADGTPVKALNPRNTWLLITEHAQGGEDFEFHIEAAANPLIFDFDSSGDPFVPTRAGDVAPWLRTDGPVTPAGEPLYRLTRMDLAVFDETVWELVQDLDVLSGLMHQLPEDSTRRSQIRHAISTALDTIDLQDIAGTAAQARAELAPTLAAPAHAGAHRVSAVGHAHIDTAWLWPVRETVRKAARTVSNVTALMDDHPDFRFVMSQAQQLAWLKEQRPEVYARVLQKVATGQFLPTGSLWVEPDTNLSGGESLVRQFVHGKRFYLEEFGVETRDMWLPDTFGYNAALPQLMKLAGIDWFLTQKISWNTTNAFPHHTFWWEGIDGSRVFSHFPPVDSYNGDLSGADIGHTERNFRDKGAANRSLVPFGYGDGGGGPTREMLARADRLASLEGSARVEIEGPADFFTKAHEEYPDAPVWVGELYLELHRGTLTSQLATKQGNRRSEHLLREAELWSATAALRTGEPYPYAVLDRVWKTVLLHQFHDILPGSSIAWVHRETEAAHREVARELDAIIGAAQRALAGPADPDGGSVVFNAAPHSRDGVPALAAAPRTTPLRMTPVRPGHDSGLVLDNGLVRITVDTRGLITSAYDLTAGREALAPGTAGNLLQLHQDFPNQWDAWDVDAFYRNTVQDLTEADEVTAHDHAIEVVRTVNRSRIRQLLTLQEGARRVDIETVIDWREREKILKAAFPLDIRAVTSTSEIPFGHVQRPTHSNTSWDAARFEICAHRFLHIEERGWGAALVNDSTYGHDVTHDVRPDGGTTTTARLSLLRAPLFPDPDTDQGEHRLRYGLVIGADIEDAVREGYHFNLAERAVAGSAVVSPLAEVDHSGVVIESVKLADDRSGDVIVRLYESLGGRAATVLRAGFPCTAATLTDLLERPLAEGPSLSAAADGIPLVLRPFQIVTVRLTPQAQ, from the coding sequence ATGCACGACGACCGTACGCTGACCGAACGCAGGCTCGCCCGGGTACTCGACCAGCGGCTCAGGCCCGCAGTCCACGCCCGCAGCCTCCCGCTCGATGTGAGCGTCCACCACGTCGAGGGCGAACCCGTCCCCGTGAGCGAGGGAATCGCCGGCCCCTACAAGCCGGTCACGACCGGTGAACCCTGGGGCCCCGCGTGGTCCACCAGTTGGTTCAGGATCCGCGGAACAGTCCCCACCGACTGGGCGGGACGACGGGTCGAAGCGGTGCTCGACCTCGGCTTCGGCACCACACAGCCCGGGTTCTCCGCCGAAGGGCTCGTCCACCGTGCCGACGGCACCCCGGTGAAGGCCCTCAACCCGCGCAACACCTGGCTTCTCATCACGGAACACGCCCAGGGTGGCGAAGACTTCGAGTTCCACATCGAGGCGGCCGCCAACCCGCTGATCTTCGACTTCGACTCCTCGGGCGATCCGTTCGTCCCCACCCGTGCCGGCGACGTGGCGCCCTGGCTGCGCACCGACGGGCCTGTGACACCCGCTGGTGAACCGCTCTACCGGCTGACGCGCATGGACCTCGCCGTCTTCGACGAGACCGTATGGGAACTCGTCCAGGACCTCGACGTCCTCTCAGGACTCATGCACCAACTGCCCGAGGACTCCACCCGCCGTAGCCAGATCCGGCACGCGATCAGCACAGCGCTCGACACGATCGACCTCCAGGACATCGCAGGCACGGCTGCACAGGCCAGGGCGGAGCTAGCCCCCACGCTGGCCGCCCCGGCCCACGCCGGCGCCCACCGTGTCTCAGCCGTCGGCCATGCCCACATCGACACGGCTTGGCTGTGGCCGGTGCGTGAGACCGTACGCAAGGCGGCCCGGACCGTCTCGAACGTGACCGCGCTGATGGACGACCACCCCGATTTCCGGTTCGTCATGTCTCAGGCTCAGCAACTGGCCTGGCTCAAGGAACAACGCCCTGAGGTCTATGCGCGGGTGCTGCAGAAGGTGGCGACCGGGCAGTTCCTTCCGACGGGCAGTCTGTGGGTCGAGCCCGACACCAATCTGTCCGGCGGTGAGTCGCTGGTCCGTCAGTTCGTCCACGGCAAGCGGTTCTACCTGGAGGAGTTCGGTGTCGAGACGCGCGACATGTGGCTTCCCGACACCTTCGGCTACAACGCCGCGCTACCCCAGCTCATGAAGCTCGCAGGCATCGACTGGTTCCTCACGCAGAAGATCTCCTGGAACACCACGAACGCGTTCCCGCACCACACCTTCTGGTGGGAGGGCATCGACGGATCCCGTGTCTTCAGTCATTTCCCGCCCGTCGACTCCTACAACGGTGACCTGTCCGGTGCCGACATCGGTCACACCGAACGCAACTTCCGGGACAAGGGAGCAGCCAACCGCTCCCTGGTGCCTTTCGGGTACGGTGACGGAGGCGGCGGCCCCACACGGGAGATGCTGGCCCGCGCCGACCGGCTCGCGAGTCTGGAGGGCTCCGCGAGGGTCGAAATCGAAGGGCCTGCCGACTTCTTCACCAAGGCGCACGAGGAATATCCTGACGCGCCGGTCTGGGTCGGCGAGCTCTACCTGGAACTCCACCGCGGCACGCTCACCAGTCAGCTCGCCACCAAGCAGGGAAACCGCCGCAGCGAACACCTGCTCCGCGAGGCGGAACTGTGGTCGGCGACCGCGGCTCTGCGAACCGGTGAGCCGTATCCGTACGCCGTGCTCGACCGGGTCTGGAAGACGGTTCTGCTGCACCAGTTCCATGACATCCTGCCCGGCTCCTCGATCGCCTGGGTACACCGTGAGACGGAGGCGGCACATCGGGAGGTCGCGCGCGAACTCGACGCCATCATCGGGGCCGCCCAACGCGCCCTGGCCGGTCCGGCCGATCCTGACGGCGGCAGTGTCGTCTTCAACGCCGCCCCGCACAGCCGCGACGGCGTGCCCGCACTGGCCGCAGCCCCGCGCACCACACCTCTGCGGATGACGCCCGTCCGACCGGGACACGACAGCGGCCTGGTCCTGGACAACGGACTTGTGCGGATCACGGTCGACACGCGCGGACTGATCACGTCCGCATACGACCTGACAGCTGGACGGGAAGCGCTCGCCCCCGGGACGGCGGGCAACCTGCTCCAGCTTCACCAGGACTTCCCGAACCAGTGGGACGCCTGGGACGTCGACGCCTTCTACCGCAACACCGTGCAGGACCTCACCGAAGCCGACGAGGTCACGGCGCACGACCACGCCATCGAGGTCGTACGGACCGTCAACCGGTCGCGCATCCGCCAACTCCTCACCCTGCAGGAGGGCGCCCGGCGAGTCGACATCGAGACCGTCATCGACTGGCGGGAGCGCGAGAAGATCCTCAAGGCGGCATTCCCCCTGGACATCCGGGCCGTCACCTCCACCAGCGAGATCCCCTTCGGGCACGTCCAGCGGCCCACCCACTCCAACACCAGCTGGGACGCGGCCCGCTTCGAGATCTGCGCCCACCGGTTCCTTCACATCGAGGAGCGGGGCTGGGGAGCGGCGCTGGTCAACGACTCCACCTACGGCCACGACGTCACCCATGACGTCCGCCCCGACGGTGGCACCACGACCACGGCCAGGCTCTCACTCCTGCGCGCCCCGCTCTTCCCCGATCCGGACACCGATCAGGGCGAGCACAGGCTGCGATACGGCCTGGTGATCGGTGCGGACATCGAAGACGCCGTCCGCGAGGGCTACCACTTCAACCTTGCCGAGCGTGCGGTCGCCGGCTCAGCCGTCGTCTCTCCGCTGGCCGAAGTCGACCACAGCGGTGTGGTGATCGAGTCGGTCAAACTCGCGGACGACCGCTCGGGCGACGTGATCGTGCGACTCTACGAGTCTCTTGGCGGTCGGGCAGCAACGGTCCTGCGGGCCGGATTCCCGTGCACCGCCGCCACGCTGACCGACCTGCTCGAACGGCCCTTGGCAGAGGGGCCGTCGCTGTCCGCCGCCGCCGACGGCATTCCACTGGTTCTGCGTCCGTTCCAGATCGTGACCGTGCGTCTGACCCCACAGGCCCAGTGA